In Gemmata obscuriglobus, a single genomic region encodes these proteins:
- a CDS encoding methyl-accepting chemotaxis protein: MIDSILAALSKMRLGPRLIAGFLFVAGACAFLSYQAFEALATIKEYQVNAATNLLPSLRNLGKVRSNLVTVQRSERTMVIYGKRGDEKQLAMSRGFIDQARKAVDEGIKGYTALPMTPKEEIAWKAFEAKLAEWRRISDNIVQLIDQKSYDKAEDAIIGETKPMNEMIEALTSVVDYQEVLGTEDNVRANETYAAARTTLRSVTAGAILAAVSLGLLLTASVSRPLAQTVSVLDGVAKGDLSRKVEVKSADEMGQLGTALNVAIDGMIAAREAERAQVERDKERVVQEARTVAERAEKEAVAVRERADAASAAAAELQRKVEAIQISVSAVAAGDFTVSIPDLGTDNMGQMARALNQAVVNMRGALEGVQEVSEQLASASAQLSGATNEISSGAQEQASSLEETASSLQEITATVKQSADNAQQARQLASGSKETAERGGQVVSGAVEAMGEINASSKKIADIITTIDEIAFQTNLLALNAAVEAARAGEQGRGFAVVATEVRNLAQRSATAAKEIKSLIQDSVKKVDAGTELVNKSGDTLAEIVTSVKRVTDIVTEMAAASREQSTGIEQVNKAVSQMDTVTQRNASQTEEMSATAQALTDQAGQLRDLVGRFKLGAGGTALVARPVKRPAAPKPRPAVARALDPRRSGNGHAGGHHELDSLGDGFTAF, encoded by the coding sequence ATGATCGATTCCATTCTCGCGGCACTGTCGAAGATGCGCCTCGGCCCGCGGCTCATCGCCGGCTTCCTTTTCGTCGCCGGGGCGTGCGCGTTCCTCAGCTACCAGGCGTTCGAGGCGCTGGCGACGATCAAAGAGTACCAGGTGAACGCCGCCACCAACCTCCTCCCGTCGCTCCGCAACCTCGGCAAGGTGCGGAGCAACCTCGTCACGGTGCAGCGGTCCGAGCGGACGATGGTCATTTACGGAAAGCGTGGCGACGAAAAGCAACTCGCGATGAGCCGTGGGTTCATCGATCAAGCTCGGAAAGCGGTCGACGAGGGGATCAAGGGGTACACCGCGCTGCCTATGACGCCCAAAGAGGAGATCGCTTGGAAGGCGTTCGAGGCCAAGCTCGCAGAATGGCGGCGGATCAGCGACAACATTGTCCAACTCATTGATCAGAAAAGCTATGACAAGGCGGAAGACGCGATTATCGGCGAAACCAAGCCGATGAACGAGATGATCGAAGCCCTCACGTCCGTGGTGGACTACCAGGAGGTTCTGGGGACGGAAGACAACGTTCGGGCCAACGAGACGTACGCCGCGGCCCGCACGACGCTCCGGTCCGTCACCGCCGGCGCGATTCTCGCGGCCGTCTCGTTGGGGCTCCTGCTGACCGCGTCCGTATCCCGGCCGCTCGCGCAGACCGTCTCGGTCCTGGACGGGGTCGCCAAGGGGGACCTAAGCCGCAAGGTGGAGGTCAAGTCGGCCGACGAGATGGGCCAACTGGGCACGGCTCTGAACGTGGCCATCGACGGGATGATCGCCGCCAGGGAGGCCGAGCGGGCACAGGTGGAGCGGGACAAGGAGCGGGTGGTGCAGGAGGCGCGGACGGTCGCCGAGCGGGCCGAGAAGGAAGCGGTAGCGGTGCGGGAGCGAGCCGACGCCGCCTCGGCCGCGGCGGCCGAGTTGCAGCGCAAAGTGGAAGCCATCCAGATCAGCGTGTCGGCGGTCGCCGCCGGCGACTTCACCGTGTCGATCCCGGACCTCGGTACCGACAACATGGGCCAGATGGCCAGGGCCCTGAACCAGGCGGTCGTTAACATGCGGGGCGCGCTGGAAGGGGTGCAAGAGGTTTCGGAACAGTTGGCCAGCGCCTCCGCCCAACTGTCCGGGGCCACGAACGAAATCTCCTCGGGGGCTCAAGAGCAGGCGTCGAGCCTGGAGGAGACGGCCAGCTCGCTGCAGGAGATCACGGCCACGGTGAAGCAGAGCGCGGACAACGCCCAGCAGGCCCGGCAGCTCGCCAGCGGCTCCAAGGAGACGGCCGAGCGGGGCGGCCAGGTGGTGAGCGGTGCGGTCGAGGCGATGGGCGAGATCAACGCGTCCAGCAAGAAGATCGCGGACATCATCACGACGATCGACGAGATCGCGTTCCAGACCAACCTGCTGGCGCTGAACGCGGCCGTCGAGGCGGCCCGGGCCGGCGAGCAGGGCCGCGGGTTCGCGGTGGTGGCCACCGAGGTCCGCAACCTGGCCCAGCGGTCCGCCACCGCCGCTAAGGAGATCAAGAGCCTGATCCAGGACAGTGTGAAGAAGGTGGACGCCGGCACCGAGCTGGTCAACAAGTCGGGCGACACCCTGGCCGAGATTGTCACCAGCGTCAAGCGGGTGACCGACATCGTGACCGAAATGGCGGCCGCCAGCCGCGAGCAATCGACGGGGATTGAGCAGGTGAACAAGGCGGTCTCCCAGATGGACACCGTCACCCAGCGGAACGCGAGCCAGACCGAGGAGATGAGCGCCACCGCGCAGGCCCTGACCGACCAGGCCGGGCAGCTCCGGGACTTGGTCGGGAGGTTCAAGCTGGGCGCCGGTGGCACGGCCCTGGTAGCGCGCCCGGTGAAGCGCCCGGCGGCGCCGAAACCGCGGCCGGCGGTGGCCAGAGCCCTCGACCCGCGGCGCAGCGGCAACGGCCACGCGGGCGGTCACCACGAGCTGGACTCGCTCGGCGACGGGTTCACCGCGTTCTGA
- a CDS encoding IS66-like element ISGob4 family transposase — MTPVPQPPELPDNLPPAVVAYIRALEATITALVAEVAELKARLNQSSTNSSKPPSSDPPQVKLAPPKAPSGKRRGGQPGHPKAERTLLPPDEIRTLKPSVCRDCSRSLAGDDPAPAIHQVHELPVIKPHVTEYRCHRLRCPHCGTTTVPAVPSEARTGYGPRAQAVAALLTGSCRLGKRGTSQLFDDLFGLPLSPAMVCKLQHRTAEALKPVAEQALVYTRGHPANVDETGWKQGRQRAWLWAAVTTFVVAFLIRRTRGRAAFDDLRAGSTAVHTTDRYPVYTHLDKYKRQLCWAHLRRDFQAMIDRGGSGQAIGAALLACSDALFENWYRVRDGTLARSTCRSTYIPALRRQVGTHLRNGAACGCAKTATTCAELLSVEASLWTFARVVGVEPTNNAAEREVRHAVCWRKTSFGTDSERGSRFVERILTVIASCRRQKRNVLAFLIDAVTAHRTGAKAPTLVPAEAQQQNVVNPLLANC; from the coding sequence ATGACGCCTGTTCCTCAACCGCCGGAACTGCCCGATAACTTACCACCGGCGGTGGTGGCGTATATTCGCGCCTTGGAGGCCACGATCACTGCTCTGGTGGCCGAGGTCGCCGAACTCAAGGCCCGACTCAACCAGAGCTCCACCAACTCGTCGAAGCCGCCCTCGTCCGATCCTCCGCAGGTGAAACTGGCCCCGCCCAAGGCCCCTTCGGGGAAGCGTCGGGGCGGGCAACCGGGGCATCCCAAAGCCGAGCGCACGCTCCTGCCACCCGATGAGATCCGGACCCTCAAGCCGTCCGTGTGCCGGGACTGCTCGCGGTCGCTGGCCGGGGACGATCCGGCTCCGGCCATTCATCAGGTCCACGAGTTGCCCGTTATCAAACCCCACGTGACCGAGTATCGGTGCCACCGGCTCCGGTGCCCCCACTGCGGCACGACCACGGTGCCCGCGGTGCCGTCGGAGGCGCGCACCGGATACGGCCCCCGGGCGCAGGCGGTGGCCGCGCTTCTCACCGGCTCGTGCCGTCTGGGCAAGCGGGGCACGAGCCAACTGTTCGACGATCTGTTCGGCCTGCCCCTGAGCCCGGCCATGGTGTGCAAGCTCCAGCACCGAACCGCCGAGGCGCTGAAGCCGGTGGCCGAACAGGCCCTGGTGTACACCCGCGGGCACCCGGCCAACGTGGACGAGACCGGTTGGAAGCAGGGGCGTCAGCGGGCCTGGCTGTGGGCCGCCGTGACCACGTTCGTGGTGGCGTTCCTGATCCGCCGGACCCGGGGCCGGGCCGCCTTTGATGACCTGCGTGCCGGGTCCACGGCCGTGCATACGACGGACCGGTATCCGGTGTACACGCACCTCGACAAGTACAAGCGTCAACTCTGCTGGGCGCACCTGCGACGCGATTTCCAGGCGATGATCGACCGGGGCGGTTCCGGACAGGCGATCGGCGCGGCTCTGTTGGCGTGTTCGGACGCCCTGTTCGAGAACTGGTATCGGGTGCGGGACGGAACCCTCGCGCGGTCCACATGTCGCTCGACCTACATCCCCGCGTTGCGTCGTCAGGTCGGCACGCACCTGCGGAACGGGGCGGCGTGCGGCTGCGCCAAGACCGCCACGACCTGCGCGGAACTGTTGTCGGTCGAGGCGTCGTTGTGGACGTTCGCGCGTGTCGTCGGCGTGGAACCGACCAACAACGCGGCCGAGCGTGAGGTGCGTCACGCCGTGTGCTGGCGCAAAACCAGCTTCGGGACCGACAGCGAACGCGGGAGCCGGTTCGTGGAACGAATCCTCACGGTGATCGCCTCGTGCCGCCGCCAGAAGCGCAACGTCTTGGCGTTCCTCATCGACGCCGTCACCGCACACCGGACCGGCGCGAAGGCACCGACGCTCGTTCCAGCTGAAGCTCAACAACAGAACGTTGTGAATCCGCTACTCGCCAACTGTTGA
- a CDS encoding response regulator transcription factor: protein MLIVDPHAVTREGLKAVINMSQGVRVVGEAGDGPTALAQAKELNPDLVVMEAVLPGLGGAYVAARLRAVKDQSVLVLTASEHAGMARLFLGMGVRGYVLKSSSTENVEEAVRTIAAGGRYFSPGIIGHSSGEGPRGPSGMALVEREVTVLVLVARGYSNKEISVKLMCSVKSVEIHKRRAMRRLELRSRVDLVHMAAAHGWLADRGSHAAPGTLPT from the coding sequence GTGCTGATTGTGGACCCACACGCCGTCACTCGCGAAGGTCTGAAGGCTGTAATTAACATGAGTCAGGGCGTTCGCGTTGTCGGAGAGGCGGGGGACGGACCGACGGCGCTGGCTCAGGCCAAGGAACTCAACCCGGACCTGGTCGTAATGGAGGCCGTGCTACCGGGCCTCGGTGGCGCTTACGTGGCCGCCCGCCTGCGTGCAGTTAAGGATCAGAGTGTGCTCGTGCTCACGGCGAGCGAGCACGCCGGTATGGCCCGCCTGTTCCTCGGGATGGGGGTGCGCGGCTACGTCCTCAAGAGTTCGTCGACTGAGAACGTTGAGGAGGCGGTGCGGACGATCGCCGCAGGGGGCCGGTATTTCAGCCCCGGGATTATTGGGCACTCGAGTGGTGAGGGGCCACGTGGTCCATCTGGTATGGCACTGGTCGAACGGGAAGTCACGGTGCTGGTACTGGTCGCCCGAGGCTACAGCAACAAGGAGATCTCCGTTAAACTGATGTGCTCGGTCAAGTCCGTTGAAATACACAAAAGGCGCGCGATGCGGAGGTTGGAGTTGCGCAGCCGGGTGGACCTCGTCCACATGGCGGCCGCGCACGGCTGGTTGGCCGACCGTGGCTCGCACGCCGCCCCTGGCACGCTGCCGACATGA
- the purN gene encoding phosphoribosylglycinamide formyltransferase translates to MADPIRIVALLSGGGTTLQNLIDRIAAGTLNARVVGAVSSRPDAFGVTRAGRAGVPVRVVRAAPRRASFADEVWAAVRGFAPELVCLAGWLHLLTIPDDFKHKVLNIHPSLLPAFGGKGMYGHHVHEAVLNYGAKVSGCTVHFADDTYDTGPILVQRCVPVNDADTPDALAARVFEAECEAYPEAIRLIAEGRVAVQGRRVVVSG, encoded by the coding sequence ATGGCCGATCCGATCCGAATCGTCGCCCTGTTGAGTGGCGGCGGAACGACCCTTCAGAACCTCATCGACCGCATCGCGGCCGGGACGCTGAACGCGCGGGTAGTGGGGGCCGTGTCGAGCCGGCCGGACGCGTTCGGCGTGACCCGTGCCGGGCGTGCGGGCGTGCCGGTGCGCGTGGTGCGTGCGGCCCCGAGGCGCGCCAGCTTCGCGGACGAAGTGTGGGCCGCCGTCCGCGGGTTCGCGCCCGAACTGGTGTGCCTCGCCGGGTGGCTCCACCTGCTCACGATTCCGGACGACTTCAAGCACAAGGTGCTGAACATCCACCCCTCGCTGCTGCCCGCGTTCGGCGGAAAGGGGATGTACGGGCACCACGTCCACGAGGCGGTGTTGAACTACGGGGCCAAGGTGAGCGGCTGCACGGTCCATTTCGCCGACGACACCTACGACACCGGGCCGATTCTGGTGCAGCGGTGCGTGCCGGTGAACGACGCCGACACGCCGGACGCGCTCGCGGCGCGGGTGTTCGAGGCCGAGTGCGAGGCGTACCCCGAGGCGATTCGACTGATCGCCGAGGGGCGCGTTGCGGTTCAGGGCAGACGGGTCGTCGTTTCGGGGTAA
- a CDS encoding lysophospholipid acyltransferase family protein — MARKQRNRAADYAVYLVVRLLVAAVQAVPPRWAYAVAGALAWLLYTLVKSRRRIALENVRAAFPELVNDPAKADRLVRAMFGHFAQSVVELMLIPRKLHVGTWRKHLALPEGHLTLPHLLTGRAALIVTAHFGNWEIAGFHLGLCGFRTHAIARALDNPYLQRFALHFRQRTGQTIIDKNDDFEFLTEVLKGGGKVATLADQDAGPRGVFVDFFGRPASTHKAVALMAMQFDAVMVVIGVPRVPRTAYPQRPDFDPTDPLAPLFYAVRVADVIDPREYASDPNAVKRITQRYSAALEALIREHPEQYFWLHRRWKHQPKAKGAKAA, encoded by the coding sequence ATGGCGCGAAAGCAGCGGAACCGTGCCGCGGACTACGCGGTGTACCTGGTCGTGCGGTTGCTCGTCGCGGCGGTGCAAGCGGTGCCGCCGCGCTGGGCCTACGCGGTCGCGGGCGCGCTCGCGTGGCTCCTGTACACGCTGGTCAAGAGCCGGCGGCGCATCGCGCTCGAAAACGTTCGCGCCGCGTTCCCCGAACTCGTGAACGACCCCGCAAAGGCCGACCGGCTCGTGCGGGCCATGTTCGGGCACTTCGCGCAGTCCGTTGTCGAGTTGATGCTGATCCCGCGCAAGTTGCACGTGGGGACGTGGCGCAAGCACCTCGCGCTGCCCGAAGGGCACCTCACGCTCCCGCACCTGCTCACCGGGCGGGCGGCGCTGATCGTGACCGCGCACTTCGGGAACTGGGAGATCGCCGGGTTCCACCTCGGGCTGTGCGGGTTCCGCACCCACGCCATCGCCCGCGCGCTCGACAACCCGTACCTCCAGCGGTTCGCGCTGCACTTCCGCCAGCGCACCGGGCAAACCATCATCGACAAGAACGACGACTTCGAGTTCCTGACCGAGGTGCTGAAGGGGGGCGGGAAGGTGGCGACGCTCGCCGACCAGGACGCCGGCCCGCGCGGGGTGTTCGTGGACTTCTTCGGCCGCCCGGCGAGCACGCACAAGGCCGTCGCGCTAATGGCGATGCAGTTCGACGCCGTGATGGTGGTGATCGGCGTCCCGCGGGTGCCCCGGACGGCGTACCCGCAGCGGCCGGACTTCGACCCGACGGACCCGCTCGCGCCGCTGTTCTACGCGGTGCGGGTGGCGGACGTCATCGACCCGCGCGAGTACGCGAGCGACCCGAACGCGGTCAAACGCATCACCCAAAGGTACAGTGCCGCACTCGAAGCACTGATTCGCGAGCACCCGGAGCAGTACTTCTGGCTCCACCGGCGGTGGAAGCACCAGCCGAAAGCAAAGGGCGCGAAAGCGGCGTAG